Proteins encoded together in one Pseudomonas sp. ADAK13 window:
- a CDS encoding leucine-rich repeat domain-containing protein produces MIVCLDQPFPEQQLAENDELDLRNVSAKVWPTVLSRCTATDLRLYNLKLSSLEGLDTLTHTRKLKLERATRIEALDPVFNLNALTDLSVGDFPKLRRLDGIEALGELSELRLTGNLGGGSSPLHLSSIEPVSRIPTLTSLSLAFVKFELDDITSLARCSHLRHLSLTNQFDRAQVAFLASRLNHQLVEPLTASITTHLRCKQCDGHTSMFTGRRMPFLCPACDALRFEKLTRQFEQMVANA; encoded by the coding sequence ATGATTGTTTGCCTGGATCAACCGTTCCCCGAACAGCAACTCGCTGAAAACGATGAGCTTGACCTTCGGAACGTTTCAGCAAAGGTATGGCCAACGGTGCTGTCCCGGTGCACCGCTACGGACCTGCGCCTCTACAACCTCAAGCTCTCCTCGCTCGAGGGACTCGATACCTTGACCCACACACGCAAATTGAAGCTTGAGCGGGCGACAAGGATCGAAGCGCTGGACCCTGTTTTCAACCTGAATGCGTTGACCGATCTGTCAGTGGGAGACTTCCCGAAACTGCGTCGACTCGACGGCATCGAGGCGCTGGGTGAGCTGAGCGAACTGCGCTTGACGGGTAACCTGGGTGGCGGGTCGTCACCTCTGCACCTCAGCTCAATCGAACCGGTGTCCCGCATACCCACACTCACCAGCCTCTCGTTGGCGTTTGTAAAGTTTGAACTCGACGATATCACCAGCCTGGCTCGTTGCTCGCACTTGCGCCATTTGAGCCTGACCAATCAGTTTGACCGGGCTCAGGTGGCTTTTCTTGCAAGTCGGTTAAACCATCAACTTGTAGAGCCTCTTACGGCGTCTATCACGACACATCTGCGCTGTAAGCAGTGCGATGGCCACACTTCGATGTTCACCGGACGACGAATGCCTTTCCTCTGCCCGGCCTGTGATGCATTGCGGTTTGAAAAGCTGACCCGGCAGTTCGAGCAGATGGTGGCGAACGCGTAA
- the argC gene encoding N-acetyl-gamma-glutamyl-phosphate reductase, producing the protein MATPLVFIDGDQGTTGLQIHQRLRGRTDLQLVSLSAEHRKDPQHRAEMINACDIAILCLPDDAARDAVASIENPAVRVIDASSAHRTHPDWTYGFAEMNPQQAQRIATAQRVSNPGCYPTGAIGLLRPLLEAGLLPKDYPTTIHAVSGYSGKGRAGVQEHEGADASQAPAFLVYGLGLAHKHVPEIQRQSGLTERPVFVPSYGAFRQGIVLTVPLQRRLLAPGVDGLLLHDCLTQHYRDANHVEVLSMQAANELTYLDPQALNGTDDLRLIVRENHETGQVLLAAVFDNLGKGAAGAAVQNLDLMLKPKQ; encoded by the coding sequence ATGGCAACTCCCCTTGTATTTATCGATGGCGACCAAGGCACCACCGGATTGCAGATCCACCAACGCCTGCGCGGCCGCACCGACCTGCAACTGGTCAGCCTCAGCGCCGAACACCGCAAAGACCCGCAGCATCGCGCCGAGATGATCAACGCCTGTGACATCGCGATCCTGTGCTTGCCCGATGACGCCGCGCGGGATGCGGTGGCAAGCATCGAAAACCCTGCCGTGCGGGTGATCGACGCGAGTTCCGCGCACCGTACTCATCCCGACTGGACCTACGGTTTTGCCGAGATGAACCCGCAACAGGCTCAACGCATCGCCACGGCGCAGCGCGTCAGCAACCCCGGTTGCTATCCCACCGGTGCGATCGGGCTGTTGCGCCCCTTGCTTGAAGCCGGGCTGCTGCCCAAGGACTACCCGACGACGATTCATGCCGTGTCGGGTTATTCCGGCAAAGGCCGCGCCGGGGTGCAGGAGCATGAGGGCGCCGACGCCTCACAGGCACCCGCCTTCCTGGTGTATGGCCTGGGGTTGGCGCACAAGCATGTCCCGGAGATTCAACGGCAAAGCGGCCTGACGGAGCGCCCCGTGTTTGTGCCGTCCTACGGGGCGTTCCGCCAGGGGATCGTACTGACCGTCCCGCTGCAACGGCGGCTGTTGGCGCCGGGGGTGGATGGGTTGCTGTTGCACGACTGCCTGACACAGCATTACCGCGACGCCAATCACGTCGAGGTGCTGTCGATGCAGGCCGCCAACGAGCTGACCTACCTGGACCCTCAAGCGCTGAACGGCACGGATGACTTGCGTTTGATCGTGCGTGAAAACCACGAGACGGGCCAGGTCTTGCTGGCGGCGGTCTTCGACAACCTCGGCAAAGGCGCCGCGGGGGCTGCCGTGCAAAACCTGGACCTGATGCTCAAGCCGAAACAGTAG
- a CDS encoding AAA family ATPase: MQRIVILGNAGSGKSTLARTLGERLGLPVVHLDRLFWSPGWVEPDAEQFRTRVREAVATDTWVCEGNYARRTFDLRLPRADLIIWLDTPRLTCFTRVILRSALKRPRPDMAAGCTDRIDRAFLTFLKFVWTFDRSYRPGIEAVRLAAGPQVPVVHLRGSREIEEFLVHGPNCTEGAL; the protein is encoded by the coding sequence ATGCAACGCATCGTGATTCTCGGCAATGCCGGCAGCGGAAAATCCACCCTCGCCCGCACTCTCGGCGAACGCCTGGGCCTGCCCGTGGTGCACCTGGACCGCCTGTTCTGGTCCCCCGGCTGGGTCGAGCCCGACGCCGAGCAGTTCCGCACGCGGGTGCGTGAAGCGGTCGCAACGGATACCTGGGTGTGCGAAGGCAACTACGCCCGGCGTACCTTCGACCTGCGCCTGCCCCGTGCCGACCTGATCATCTGGCTCGATACGCCTCGGCTCACCTGCTTCACCCGGGTGATCCTGCGCAGCGCCCTGAAACGCCCGCGCCCGGACATGGCGGCAGGCTGTACCGATAGAATCGACCGGGCGTTCCTGACCTTCCTGAAGTTTGTGTGGACGTTTGATCGCAGCTACCGGCCGGGAATCGAGGCGGTGCGCCTGGCGGCAGGGCCGCAGGTTCCGGTGGTGCACTTGCGGGGTAGTCGGGAGATTGAGGAGTTCCTCGTTCACGGACCAAACTGCACAGAAGGAGCACTATGA
- a CDS encoding LysR family transcriptional regulator, translated as MREISLDRLRTLVAIADLGSFAEAARMLNLAPPTVSLHIADLEARVGGQLLSRTRGRVQPSAIGETLVERARRLLADAEQALEDVERQVQGLAGRVRLGASTGAIAQLLPQALETLSQHHPAIDVQVAVLTSQDTLKKLAEGALEIGLVALPQAPVKGLRIEPWRRDPVMAFLPARRECPEVVTPAWLAAQPLILNDNTTRLSRLTAEWFASEGLQPTPRIQLNYNDAIKSLVAAGYGATLLPHEASTPLTDSRIVMRPLQPLLWRQLGIAHRAGDIERPTQHVLEVLWGLSAGHTD; from the coding sequence ATGCGCGAAATCAGCCTCGACCGCCTGCGCACGTTGGTGGCGATTGCCGACCTCGGTTCCTTCGCCGAAGCGGCGCGCATGCTGAACCTGGCGCCCCCCACGGTCAGCTTGCACATTGCCGACCTGGAAGCCCGGGTAGGCGGGCAGTTATTGTCGCGTACCCGTGGGCGCGTGCAGCCTTCGGCGATTGGCGAAACCCTGGTGGAGCGCGCGCGTCGATTGTTGGCGGATGCGGAACAGGCGCTGGAGGACGTGGAGCGCCAGGTGCAAGGCCTGGCCGGGCGTGTGCGCCTGGGCGCGTCCACCGGGGCCATCGCCCAGTTGCTGCCGCAAGCCCTGGAGACCTTGAGCCAGCACCATCCCGCCATCGATGTGCAGGTCGCGGTGCTCACCTCCCAGGACACCTTGAAGAAGCTCGCCGAGGGTGCTTTGGAGATCGGCCTGGTGGCGCTGCCGCAGGCACCGGTGAAGGGCTTGCGCATCGAGCCCTGGCGGCGCGACCCGGTCATGGCTTTTTTGCCGGCGCGCCGGGAATGCCCGGAGGTGGTAACACCCGCCTGGCTGGCCGCCCAGCCGCTGATTCTGAATGACAACACCACCCGGCTTTCGCGCCTGACCGCCGAGTGGTTTGCCAGTGAAGGATTGCAGCCCACACCGCGCATTCAACTGAACTACAACGATGCGATCAAAAGCCTGGTGGCCGCCGGTTATGGCGCGACGTTGTTGCCCCATGAAGCGTCCACCCCGTTGACCGACAGCCGGATTGTGATGCGGCCATTGCAGCCGTTGTTGTGGCGCCAACT
- a CDS encoding alpha/beta fold hydrolase codes for MPMPSAGTRIQVPTGFAAFRDPVFVPPPRSLVEKTFNIVHWSEMPAGGHFAAWEQPALMLADFRAFIATVSA; via the coding sequence ATGCCGATGCCTTCGGCCGGCACCCGCATCCAGGTGCCGACCGGGTTCGCCGCCTTTCGCGATCCGGTGTTCGTGCCGCCGCCGCGCTCATTGGTCGAGAAAACCTTCAACATCGTGCACTGGAGCGAAATGCCTGCCGGCGGTCACTTTGCGGCCTGGGAGCAGCCGGCGTTGATGCTGGCGGATTTTAGAGCCTTTATCGCTACTGTTTCGGCTTGA